Proteins from a genomic interval of Betta splendens chromosome 10, fBetSpl5.4, whole genome shotgun sequence:
- the LOC114864326 gene encoding protocadherin gamma-C5-like isoform X11, with translation MMYFSESGMTKKMGYRDWRWSALWWHHFLLLWSTTAGQIRYSIPEELKQGSAVGNLAKDLGLGLSEIFDRKLRVASEAGEQYFTVDAGKGELVVNDRIDREALCGQSVSCVLPLQVVIEDPLQLHRIEVEIRDINDNSPKFISNELFLKIAESAAVGTRFPLESAADPDVGSNSLKTYTLSKNDCCSLRLKENEGGKTVPELVLDKPLDREKKALHKILLTALDGGNPVRSGTSQITISVLDNNDNFPVFEKNLYKITLSEISLKGSVIIKPKATDADEGLNGEIEFSFGSRTPDTVLAIFDINPLTGEITLKGDLDYETTKSYDIGITAKDKGSPEMEGHCRVQVDVTDVNDNAPDIVLTSEPKPVREDAPSGTVVALISARDLDSADNGKITLKLTNGSPFSLKPSFSNNYALVTSSTMDREKCSIYNIEVTATDSGSPPLSSKTTIPVSIIDVNDNPPVFTQPAYNVYLKENNVPGSILHSVSASDLDLGDNAKISYSILDSKVQDVSVSSYVYINSDNGSIYSMHSFDYEKLKVFQIQVQAKDQGSPSLSSNATVHVFILDQNDNAPAVIYPSSAALGSLSHQRMPRSAKAGHLVTKVTAVDADSGHNAWISYRLAEATDASLFTVNLYTGEVRTKRAVSEQDDSSQRLLIEIKDDGEPVQSSTVTVSILLEDGLHEPILDLRHKLSEPSRKTGRITLYLILSLASVSVLSLVTLLILAVKCIRSSRSSGSCCMRRSDCDDYKNPNRNLQIQLNTDGPIKYVEVLGGDMLSQSQSFRSCMSPMSEYSDFTLIKPSSTTDFKEVISVLDASLPDSTWTFESQQQKPPNNDWRFTQGQRPGPSGATGGPEVAMGTGPWPQPPTEAEQLQALMAAANEVSEATATLGPGTMGLSTRYSPQFTLQHVPDYRQNVYIPGSTATLTSNPQQQQATAQQATQQALPPPQASAQPEPPKAAQTPASKKKSTKKEKK, from the exons ATGATGTATTTTTCTGAGTCAGGAATGACAAAGAAAATGGGATACAGAGACTGGAGATGGTCGGCGCTTTGGTGGCATCATTTCCTTCTCCTATGGAGCACAACTGCCGGGCAGATTCGTTACAGCATCCCAGAGGAACTAAAACAAGGATCTGCTGTTGGGAATCTAGCGAAAGATTTAGGTTTGGGATTGTCTGAGATCTTTGACCGTAAGCTCCGCGTCGCGTCTGAGGCTGGTGAGCAGTATTTCACTGTGGATGCGGGGAAGGGCGAGCTGGTGGTGAATGACAGAATAGACAGAGAGGCTCTATGTGGACAAAGCGTCAGCTGCGTTTTACCTCTGCAGGTGGTGATTGAGGACCCGTTACAGCTGCATCGAATTGAGGTTGAAATACGGGACATTAATGACAATTCGCCAAAGTTTATTTCTAATGAACTGTTCTTAAAAATAGCCGAATCAGCAGCGGTTGGCACGCGTTTTCCTTTGGAGAGCGCAGCGGACCCGGATGTGGGAAGTAATTCCCTAAAAACATATACTCTTAGTAAAAACGACTGTTGCTCTCTTAGACTTAAAGAAAACGAGGGTGGTAAGACTGTCCCTGAACTTGTTTTAGACAAACCTCTAGATCGGGAGAAAAAGGCCCTTCACAAAATATTACTAACGGCACTAGACGGGGGAAACCCGGTCAGATCTGGAACGTCCCAAATAACAATTAGTGTACTCGACAATAACGATAATTTCCCAGTGTTTGAAAAAAATCTTTACAAAATAACACTGAGTGAAATAAGTCTAAAAGGAAGTGTCATTATCAAGCCCAAGGCAACTGATGCTGACGAAGGTTTAAATGGCGAGATTGAATTTTCGTTTGGATCCAGGACACCAGATACTGTTTTGGCCATCTTTGATATTAACCCTTTGACCGGTGAAATCACTCTAAAAGGCGACCTAGACTATGAAACCACTAAGTCATATGATATTGGTATAACTGCTAAAGATAAAGGCAGCCCTGAAATGGAGGGTCATTGTCGCGTGCAGGTCGACGTTACTGATGTTAATGATAACGCCCCAGACATTGTCCTCACCTCTGAGCCAAAACCGGTGCGCGAAGACGCTCCAAGTGGCACAGTGGTGGCTTTGATCAGTGCACGAGACCTCGACTCTGCTGATAACggtaaaataacattaaaactGACCAATGGCTCTCCTTTCAGTTTAAAACCGTCCTTCTCTAATAATTACGCACTGGTCACAAGTAGCACAATGGACAGAGAGAAGTGCTCGATCTATAATATTGAAGTCACAGCCACAGACtcaggttctcctcctctgtccagtaAAACAACGATACCGGTCAGCATCATTGATGTCAATGACAACCCTCCTGTGTTCACTCAGCCGGCGTATAACGTTTATTTAAAAGAGAACAATGTTCCAGGCTCCATCCTCCACTCAGTGTCAGCATCTGACCTGGATTTAGGCGACAACGCTAAAATCTCTTACTCTATACTGGACTCTAAAGTGCAGGACGTGTCCGTCTCCTCCTATGTTTACATCAACTCCGATAACGGCAGCATCTACAGCATGCACTCGTTTGACTACGAGAAGCTGAAGGTGTTTCAGATCCAGGTTCAGGCAAAGGATCAGGGCTCTCCGTCTCTGAGCAGCAACGCCACCGTCCATGTTTTCATCctggaccagaacgacaacgcCCCCGCTGTCATTTacccctcctccgctgccctgGGCTCCCTCTCTCATCAGAGGATGCCCCGCTCCGCTAAAGCTGGCCACCTGGTTACCAAGGTAACGGCCGTGGACGCTGACTCGGGCCATAACGCCTGGATCTCCTACAGACTGGCGGAGGCCACAGACGCCTCTCTGTTCACGGTCAATCTGTACACAGGGGAGGTGAGGACTAAACGCGCTGTGTCCGAGCAGGACGACTCCTCTCAGAGGCTGCTCATAGAGATCAAGGACGACGGGGAACCGGTCCAGTCCTCCACCGTCACGGTGTCCATCCTGCTGGAGGACGGCCTCCATGAGCCCATCCTAGATCTGCGGCACAAGTTGTCGGAGCCCAGCAGGAAAACTGGGAGAATCACGCTTTACCTGATTCTGTCTCTGGCCTCGGTGTCCGTGCTGTCTCTGGTGACTTTGCTCATCTTAGCGGTTAAATgcatcaggagcagcagaagcagtggcagctgctgcatgaggcGCAGCGACTGTGATGATTACAAGAACCccaacagaaacctgcagaTTCAGCTCAACACCGATGGACCTATAAAGTACGTGGAGGTCCTGGGAGGAGACATGTTGTCTCAGAGTCAGTCCTTCAGGTCGTGTATGTCTCCGATGTCCGAGTACAGTGATTTCACGTTGATTAAGCCGAGCAGCACCACAGACTTTAAGGAGGTGATCAGTGTTCTGGATGCGTCTTTACCCGACAGCACCTGGACCTTTGAGAGCCAGCAG CAAAAACCCCCCAACAATGACTGGCGCTTCACGCAGGGACAGAGACCCGGACCTAGCGG GGCAACTGGAGGACCTGAGGTTGCCATGGGAACCGGCCCTTGGCCCCAGCCCCCGACCGAGGCTGAGCAGCTCCAGGCCCTGATGGCGGCCGCTAACG AAGTGAGCGAGGCTACGGCCACTCTGGGACCTGGCACCATGGGCCTCAGCACCCGCTACAGCCCCCAGTTCACCCTGCAGCACGTGCCAGACTACCGCCAGAACGTCTACATCCCCGGCAGCACAGCCACCCTCACCTCCaacccccagcagcagcaggccaccGCCCAGCAGGCCACCCAGCAGGCACTGCCCCCGCCCCAGGCCTCGGCCCAGCCCGAGCCCCCCAAGGCCGCCCAGACTCCTGCCTCAAAGAAGAAGTCTacaaagaaggagaagaagtaG
- the LOC114864326 gene encoding protocadherin gamma-C5-like isoform X16 — translation MDSRQRKRSGGGRLWTTCFYLACVSCASAQLRYSVPEELGRRSVVGNIAKDLSLTAQRINQRNLRLVSESTTQYFEVKQETGDLVIKEKIDREQMCETSLECSLHLQILLDSPLEIIRVVVEVVDENDNAPRFSTSNISLDISEAAAPGTRFRLESAIDPDVGTNSLRTYHLAANDFFVLKVETKSDGSKFPELVVDKPLDRERQASFRLLLSAVDGGQPEKSGSTLLLIKVLDVNDNAPVFEQPVKNVMLLENVARGTLVTKLNATDADSGSNGDISYMFSKYTKESVLQLFTVDSKSGEIHVKGDVDYEKGTAYHITVQARDGGSPAMEGSCNVIVDIVDVNDNAPEVTLTSLTSPIKEDSAPGTAIAFISARDLDSGSNGEVTLTVQAGLPFKLNSAFAMHYSLVTAGKLDREAVPEYTVVIKATDAGSPRLSSQATFVVKLSDVNDNAPVFSQPSYSVDVSENNAVRAPIAVVSATDPDLGENARISFSILPSMVQGSPISSYVYINPESGHIYSMRSLDHEQLNAFQIEVQARDAGAPARTTNVTVHIFVVDVNDNAPVLMHPSHSKDKQLQLTVPPSVGPGHLINKLVAVDADSGHNAWLFYSIAPGPNAGMFRVAARTGELRTGHKWAEEEGGSAYDITIVIEDSGEPSKSTSVNITVTVDEKSPVNNPPSNPRHTPFYQRTGMSDITLYLIISLACVSAVSFITFVILMVRCLRHRGPGLGGSDCCCCYGRYRSSRYHQRPSKDLHLQLNTDGPIRYMEVVGGPQEANMRTYRPCYSTISSRSDFVFMKTPMLSHSNTLNMTLSRKHLMNSASEQKPPNNDWRFTQGQRPGPSGATGGPEVAMGTGPWPQPPTEAEQLQALMAAANVSEATATLGPGTMGLSTRYSPQFTLQHVPDYRQNVYIPGSTATLTSNPQQQQATAQQATQQALPPPQASAQPEPPKAAQTPASKKKSTKKEKK, via the exons ATGGACTCCAGGCAGAGGAAGCGCTCCGGAGGAGGGAGGCTGTGGACGACCTGCTTTTATCTGGCTTGCGTCTCCTGCGCGTCCGCTCAGCTCCGTTATTCTGTACCGGAGGAACTCGGTCGGCGCTCTGTGGTTGGGAATATTGCTAAAGATTTGAGTCTCACTGCTCAGAGGATTAATCAGAGGAACCTGCGGCTGGTCTCCGAATCCACGACGCAATACTTTGAGGTAAAGCAAGAGACCGGCGACCTGGTCATTAAAGAGAAAATTGACAGGGAACAAATGTGCGAGACGAGTTTAGAATGTTCACTCCATCTCCAAATCCTTCTGGACAGTCCTTTGGAAATTATCCGCGTCGTGGTGGAAGTTGTGGACGAAAACGACAACGCTCCTCGGTTTTCAACCAGCAACATTTCCTTGGACATCTCCGAAGCGGCCGCTCCGGGCACGAGGTTTCGCCTGGAGAGCGCAATCGACCCGGACGTGGGCACCAACTCTTTGCGCACGTACCACCTGGCGGCGAATGACTTCTTCGTTTTAAAAGTGGAAACCAAAAGCGACGGCAGCAAGTTTCCAGAGCTGGTGGTGGATAAGCCCCTGGACAGAGAGCGGCAGGCCTCGTTCCGCCTGTTGCTCAGCGCAGTGGACGGGGGTCAGCCGGAGAAATCCGGCTCCACGCTTTTGCTCATCAAAGTCCTGGACGTGAATGACAATGCGCCCGTCTTTGAGCAGCCGGTGAAAAACGTGATGCTGCTAGAAAACGTTGCACGAGGCACTTTAGTGACGAAACTGAACGCGACTGACGCGGACTCGGGCAGCAACGGGGACATCTCGTACATGTTTAGCAAATATACTAAGGAAAGTGTTCTCCAGCTTTTCACCGTGGATTCTAAAAGCGGGGAGATCCACGTGAAGGGGGATGTGGATTACGAGAAAGGCACCGCCTACCACATCACCGTGCAGGCCAGAGACGGCGGCTCTCCGGCTATGGAGGGCTCCTGCAACGTCATAGTGGACATCGTGGATGTGAATGACAACGCGCCAGAGGTGACGCTGACGTCACTGACCAGTCCTATCAAAGAGGACTCCGCACCAGGTACCGCCATCGCCTTCATAAGCGCCCGGGACCTGGACTCCGGGTCCAATGGGGAGGTCACATTAACTGTCCAAGCAGGTTTGCCGTTTAAGCTGAATTCAGCCTTCGCCATGCATTATAGCCTGGTCACCGCTGGTAAGCTGGACCGCGAGGCCGTCCCAGAGTACACGGTGGTCATCAAGGCCACCGATGCCGGTTCGCCTCGCCTGTCGTCGCAAGCCACGTTTGTGGTGAAGCTCTCCGATGTGAACGACAACGCCCCCGTCTTCTCCCAGCCGTCGTACTCCGTGGACGTCTCGGAGAACAACGCTGTCCGCGCCCCCATCGCAGTGGTCTCGGCCACTGACCCAGACCTGGGCGAGAATGCCCGCatctccttctccatcctccccaGCATGGTCCAGGGCTCGCCCATCTCCTCCTACGTCTACATCAACCCGGAGAGCGGCCACATCTACAGCATGCGCTCGCTGGATCATGAGCAGCTCAACGCTTTCCAAATCGAGGTGCAGGCGCGGGACGCCGGGGCGCCCGCACGGACCACCAACGTCACCGTGCACATCTTCGTGGTGGACGTGAATGACAATGCGCCAGTGCTTATGCATCCCTCCCACTCGAAGGACaaacagctccagctcacggTGCCCCCGTCTGTTGGTCCAGGGCACCTCATAAATAAACTGGTGGCGGTGGATGCAGATAGTGGGCACAACGCGTGGTTGTTCTACTCTATCGCCCCCGGGCCGAACGCCGGCATGTTCCGTGTTGCGGCGCGCACCGGGGAGCTCCGCACAGGTCACAAGTGGGCCGAAGAGGAAGGGGGATCGGCGTATGACATCACCATCGTCATCGAGGACAGCGGTGAACCGTCCAAGTCCACCTCTGTGAACATCACGGTGACTGTGGATGAGAAGAGCCCGGTCAACAATCCTCCATCCAACCCGCGGCATACGCCCTTCTACCAGCGTACAGGGATGTCGGACATCACCCTGTACCTCATCATCTCTCTAGCCTGTGTATCAGCCGTGTCCTTTATTACCTTTGTCATCCTCATGGTACGCTGCTTACGACACCGCGGACCAGGCCTGGGAGgctctgactgctgctgctgctatggGCGCTACCGGTCCAGCCGCTACCACCAGAGACCCAGCAAGGACCTGCACCTGCAGCTCAACACGGACGGGCCCATACGGTATATGGAGGTGGTCGGGGGCCCGCAGGAGGCAAACATGCGCACCTACAGGCCCTGCTACTCCACCATATCCAGCCGAAGTGACTTTGTATTTATGAAGACACCCATGTTGAGTCACAGCAACACACTCAACATGACGCTCAGCAGGAAGCACCTTATGAACTCAGCCAGCGAG CAAAAACCCCCCAACAATGACTGGCGCTTCACGCAGGGACAGAGACCCGGACCTAGCGG GGCAACTGGAGGACCTGAGGTTGCCATGGGAACCGGCCCTTGGCCCCAGCCCCCGACCGAGGCTGAGCAGCTCCAGGCCCTGATGGCGGCCGCTAACG TGAGCGAGGCTACGGCCACTCTGGGACCTGGCACCATGGGCCTCAGCACCCGCTACAGCCCCCAGTTCACCCTGCAGCACGTGCCAGACTACCGCCAGAACGTCTACATCCCCGGCAGCACAGCCACCCTCACCTCCaacccccagcagcagcaggccaccGCCCAGCAGGCCACCCAGCAGGCACTGCCCCCGCCCCAGGCCTCGGCCCAGCCCGAGCCCCCCAAGGCCGCCCAGACTCCTGCCTCAAAGAAGAAGTCTacaaagaaggagaagaagtaG
- the LOC114864326 gene encoding protocadherin gamma-C5-like isoform X3 gives MMYFSESGMTKKMGYRDWRWSALWWHHFLLLWSTTAGQIRYSIPEELKQGSAVGNLAKDLGLGLSEIFDRKLRVASEAGEQYFTVDAGKGELVVNDRIDREALCGQSVSCVLPLQVVIEDPLQLHRIEVEIRDINDNSPKFISNELFLKIAESAAVGTRFPLESAADPDVGSNSLKTYTLSKNDCCSLRLKENEGGKTVPELVLDKPLDREKKALHKILLTALDGGNPVRSGTSQITISVLDNNDNFPVFEKNLYKITLSEISLKGSVIIKPKATDADEGLNGEIEFSFGSRTPDTVLAIFDINPLTGEITLKGDLDYETTKSYDIGITAKDKGSPEMEGHCRVQVDVTDVNDNAPDIVLTSEPKPVREDAPSGTVVALISARDLDSADNGKITLKLTNGSPFSLKPSFSNNYALVTSSTMDREKCSIYNIEVTATDSGSPPLSSKTTIPVSIIDVNDNPPVFTQPAYNVYLKENNVPGSILHSVSASDLDLGDNAKISYSILDSKVQDVSVSSYVYINSDNGSIYSMHSFDYEKLKVFQIQVQAKDQGSPSLSSNATVHVFILDQNDNAPAVIYPSSAALGSLSHQRMPRSAKAGHLVTKVTAVDADSGHNAWISYRLAEATDASLFTVNLYTGEVRTKRAVSEQDDSSQRLLIEIKDDGEPVQSSTVTVSILLEDGLHEPILDLRHKLSEPSRKTGRITLYLILSLASVSVLSLVTLLILAVKCIRSSRSSGSCCMRRSDCDDYKNPNRNLQIQLNTDGPIKYVEVLGGDMLSQSQSFRSCMSPMSEYSDFTLIKPSSTTDFKEVISVLDASLPDSTWTFESQQQKPPNNDWRFTQGQRPGPSGPHMPYGTHIRWTSKNGTRATGGPEVAMGTGPWPQPPTEAEQLQALMAAANEVSEATATLGPGTMGLSTRYSPQFTLQHVPDYRQNVYIPGSTATLTSNPQQQQATAQQATQQALPPPQASAQPEPPKAAQTPASKKKSTKKEKK, from the exons ATGATGTATTTTTCTGAGTCAGGAATGACAAAGAAAATGGGATACAGAGACTGGAGATGGTCGGCGCTTTGGTGGCATCATTTCCTTCTCCTATGGAGCACAACTGCCGGGCAGATTCGTTACAGCATCCCAGAGGAACTAAAACAAGGATCTGCTGTTGGGAATCTAGCGAAAGATTTAGGTTTGGGATTGTCTGAGATCTTTGACCGTAAGCTCCGCGTCGCGTCTGAGGCTGGTGAGCAGTATTTCACTGTGGATGCGGGGAAGGGCGAGCTGGTGGTGAATGACAGAATAGACAGAGAGGCTCTATGTGGACAAAGCGTCAGCTGCGTTTTACCTCTGCAGGTGGTGATTGAGGACCCGTTACAGCTGCATCGAATTGAGGTTGAAATACGGGACATTAATGACAATTCGCCAAAGTTTATTTCTAATGAACTGTTCTTAAAAATAGCCGAATCAGCAGCGGTTGGCACGCGTTTTCCTTTGGAGAGCGCAGCGGACCCGGATGTGGGAAGTAATTCCCTAAAAACATATACTCTTAGTAAAAACGACTGTTGCTCTCTTAGACTTAAAGAAAACGAGGGTGGTAAGACTGTCCCTGAACTTGTTTTAGACAAACCTCTAGATCGGGAGAAAAAGGCCCTTCACAAAATATTACTAACGGCACTAGACGGGGGAAACCCGGTCAGATCTGGAACGTCCCAAATAACAATTAGTGTACTCGACAATAACGATAATTTCCCAGTGTTTGAAAAAAATCTTTACAAAATAACACTGAGTGAAATAAGTCTAAAAGGAAGTGTCATTATCAAGCCCAAGGCAACTGATGCTGACGAAGGTTTAAATGGCGAGATTGAATTTTCGTTTGGATCCAGGACACCAGATACTGTTTTGGCCATCTTTGATATTAACCCTTTGACCGGTGAAATCACTCTAAAAGGCGACCTAGACTATGAAACCACTAAGTCATATGATATTGGTATAACTGCTAAAGATAAAGGCAGCCCTGAAATGGAGGGTCATTGTCGCGTGCAGGTCGACGTTACTGATGTTAATGATAACGCCCCAGACATTGTCCTCACCTCTGAGCCAAAACCGGTGCGCGAAGACGCTCCAAGTGGCACAGTGGTGGCTTTGATCAGTGCACGAGACCTCGACTCTGCTGATAACggtaaaataacattaaaactGACCAATGGCTCTCCTTTCAGTTTAAAACCGTCCTTCTCTAATAATTACGCACTGGTCACAAGTAGCACAATGGACAGAGAGAAGTGCTCGATCTATAATATTGAAGTCACAGCCACAGACtcaggttctcctcctctgtccagtaAAACAACGATACCGGTCAGCATCATTGATGTCAATGACAACCCTCCTGTGTTCACTCAGCCGGCGTATAACGTTTATTTAAAAGAGAACAATGTTCCAGGCTCCATCCTCCACTCAGTGTCAGCATCTGACCTGGATTTAGGCGACAACGCTAAAATCTCTTACTCTATACTGGACTCTAAAGTGCAGGACGTGTCCGTCTCCTCCTATGTTTACATCAACTCCGATAACGGCAGCATCTACAGCATGCACTCGTTTGACTACGAGAAGCTGAAGGTGTTTCAGATCCAGGTTCAGGCAAAGGATCAGGGCTCTCCGTCTCTGAGCAGCAACGCCACCGTCCATGTTTTCATCctggaccagaacgacaacgcCCCCGCTGTCATTTacccctcctccgctgccctgGGCTCCCTCTCTCATCAGAGGATGCCCCGCTCCGCTAAAGCTGGCCACCTGGTTACCAAGGTAACGGCCGTGGACGCTGACTCGGGCCATAACGCCTGGATCTCCTACAGACTGGCGGAGGCCACAGACGCCTCTCTGTTCACGGTCAATCTGTACACAGGGGAGGTGAGGACTAAACGCGCTGTGTCCGAGCAGGACGACTCCTCTCAGAGGCTGCTCATAGAGATCAAGGACGACGGGGAACCGGTCCAGTCCTCCACCGTCACGGTGTCCATCCTGCTGGAGGACGGCCTCCATGAGCCCATCCTAGATCTGCGGCACAAGTTGTCGGAGCCCAGCAGGAAAACTGGGAGAATCACGCTTTACCTGATTCTGTCTCTGGCCTCGGTGTCCGTGCTGTCTCTGGTGACTTTGCTCATCTTAGCGGTTAAATgcatcaggagcagcagaagcagtggcagctgctgcatgaggcGCAGCGACTGTGATGATTACAAGAACCccaacagaaacctgcagaTTCAGCTCAACACCGATGGACCTATAAAGTACGTGGAGGTCCTGGGAGGAGACATGTTGTCTCAGAGTCAGTCCTTCAGGTCGTGTATGTCTCCGATGTCCGAGTACAGTGATTTCACGTTGATTAAGCCGAGCAGCACCACAGACTTTAAGGAGGTGATCAGTGTTCTGGATGCGTCTTTACCCGACAGCACCTGGACCTTTGAGAGCCAGCAG CAAAAACCCCCCAACAATGACTGGCGCTTCACGCAGGGACAGAGACCCGGACCTAGCGG TCCCCACATGCCGTACGGTACACACATACGATGGACGTCGAAAAATGGGACAAG GGCAACTGGAGGACCTGAGGTTGCCATGGGAACCGGCCCTTGGCCCCAGCCCCCGACCGAGGCTGAGCAGCTCCAGGCCCTGATGGCGGCCGCTAACG AAGTGAGCGAGGCTACGGCCACTCTGGGACCTGGCACCATGGGCCTCAGCACCCGCTACAGCCCCCAGTTCACCCTGCAGCACGTGCCAGACTACCGCCAGAACGTCTACATCCCCGGCAGCACAGCCACCCTCACCTCCaacccccagcagcagcaggccaccGCCCAGCAGGCCACCCAGCAGGCACTGCCCCCGCCCCAGGCCTCGGCCCAGCCCGAGCCCCCCAAGGCCGCCCAGACTCCTGCCTCAAAGAAGAAGTCTacaaagaaggagaagaagtaG